The following coding sequences lie in one Bradyrhizobium sp. G127 genomic window:
- a CDS encoding LysR family transcriptional regulator: MDWDLCRTFIAVAESGSYLGAARRLRSSHPTVGREIAALEAQLGAKLFVRSNEGLTLTAQGRRFRDHTATMEAAALRAEAAVSAKGERARGIVKFSIGPTLAAYWLMPHMASFIATHPDVQIEFVTHPFPVSVRKREADIVLRIYQSGDENLIGRKIARLGVGFYASRGYAARYPLPAHRDDWKQHRVIGFADRASNAELGRWSDHVARHASVVMRCSSQSDMLAAVRAGIGICAMSCIVGDAHDDLVRVSPQKLAGISDIWLLAHPDLIDLPPLRAVMDFVTRRSREDRDHLSGAVKA, encoded by the coding sequence ATGGACTGGGACCTGTGCCGGACGTTTATCGCGGTCGCCGAATCCGGCAGCTATCTCGGCGCGGCGCGCCGCCTGCGCTCAAGCCATCCCACCGTCGGCCGCGAGATCGCCGCGCTGGAAGCCCAGCTCGGGGCCAAATTGTTCGTCCGTTCCAATGAGGGGCTGACGCTGACCGCACAAGGCCGCCGCTTCCGGGACCACACCGCGACCATGGAAGCCGCCGCCTTGCGCGCGGAGGCCGCAGTCTCGGCCAAGGGCGAAAGAGCGCGCGGCATCGTCAAGTTCTCGATCGGGCCGACGCTGGCGGCCTACTGGCTGATGCCGCACATGGCGTCATTCATCGCAACACATCCCGACGTCCAGATCGAATTCGTCACGCATCCATTTCCGGTCAGCGTGCGCAAGCGTGAAGCTGATATCGTGCTGCGCATCTATCAAAGCGGCGACGAAAATTTGATCGGACGCAAGATCGCACGGCTTGGCGTCGGCTTTTATGCCTCGCGCGGCTATGCCGCACGCTATCCACTCCCCGCGCATCGCGACGACTGGAAACAGCACAGAGTCATCGGCTTCGCGGACAGGGCCTCCAACGCCGAACTCGGCCGCTGGAGCGACCATGTCGCTCGGCATGCCTCCGTGGTGATGCGATGTTCGTCGCAGTCCGACATGCTGGCGGCGGTGCGCGCCGGCATCGGTATTTGCGCCATGTCCTGTATCGTCGGCGATGCGCATGACGATCTCGTTCGCGTTTCACCGCAGAAGCTCGCCGGTATCTCCGACATCTGGTTGCTGGCGCATCCGGATCTGATCGACCTTCCGCCGCTGAGGGCGGTGATGGACTTCGTCACCCGGCGCTCGCGCGAAGATCGCGATCATCTCAGCGGCGCGGTGAAGGCGTAA
- a CDS encoding nitronate monooxygenase family protein — protein MPLPASLTGTLELPVLGSPLFIVSGPELVIAQCKAGIVGSFPALNARPAAKLDEWLTRIEDELGDYKAKNPDKKVAPYAVNQICHASNDRLMQDMETCTRHKVPIIITSLRPPSEIVDAAHSYGGVVFHDVINVKHARKAAEQGVDGLILVCAGAGGHAGTLSPFALVREVKQWFKGTILLSGAISDGWGIASALALGADMAYMGTRFIATVEANAEPAYKKALTEYAAHDTVYTNLFTGVHGNYLGPSIAAAGLDPENLPVADKSKMNFGSGGNMKVKAWRDIWGSGQGIGQIKDVPPVAELVERLKREFDEARGDFVMRASA, from the coding sequence ATGCCGCTTCCAGCCTCGCTCACCGGCACACTCGAACTGCCCGTTCTGGGATCGCCGCTTTTCATCGTGTCGGGTCCCGAACTCGTCATTGCGCAGTGCAAGGCCGGTATTGTCGGTTCGTTTCCGGCGCTGAATGCGCGGCCGGCCGCGAAACTTGACGAATGGCTGACGCGGATCGAAGACGAACTCGGCGACTACAAGGCCAAGAATCCGGACAAGAAGGTTGCGCCATATGCGGTGAACCAGATCTGCCACGCCTCGAACGATCGCCTGATGCAGGACATGGAGACCTGCACCCGGCACAAGGTGCCGATCATCATCACGTCGCTGCGTCCGCCGTCGGAAATCGTCGATGCGGCGCATTCCTATGGCGGCGTGGTGTTTCATGACGTCATCAATGTAAAGCACGCGCGCAAGGCGGCGGAGCAGGGTGTGGATGGGTTGATCCTGGTTTGCGCCGGAGCCGGCGGTCATGCCGGAACGCTGTCGCCTTTTGCGCTCGTTCGCGAAGTCAAGCAGTGGTTCAAGGGAACGATCCTGCTGTCGGGCGCGATCTCCGATGGCTGGGGCATCGCGTCTGCGCTCGCGCTCGGCGCGGACATGGCCTACATGGGCACGCGCTTCATCGCCACCGTCGAGGCCAACGCCGAGCCGGCTTACAAAAAGGCGCTGACTGAATACGCGGCGCATGACACCGTCTACACCAACCTGTTCACCGGTGTTCATGGTAACTATCTCGGCCCTTCGATAGCGGCTGCGGGCCTCGATCCGGAAAACCTTCCGGTGGCCGACAAATCGAAAATGAACTTCGGCTCTGGCGGAAACATGAAGGTCAAGGCCTGGCGCGATATCTGGGGTTCGGGACAGGGCATCGGCCAGATCAAGGACGTGCCGCCGGTAGCGGAACTGGTCGAGCGGTTGAAACGTGAATTCGATGAAGCGCGTGGGGATTTCGTGATGCGCGCAAGCGCTTGA
- a CDS encoding ABC transporter substrate-binding protein: protein MMRAVSLRVMALVTLAACGVAHADSKGDIRIGQTLPYSGPLSGFGVIGRAQEAYFEKVNAEGGINGRKVKFISLDDAYSPPKTVEQTRKLVEQDEVTVLFGSLGTATNNAVHRYLNGKKIPQLFVLSGATKWADPKNFPYTMPGMAAYESEGVIYAKYILQTKPDAKIAILSQNDDFGRDYVAGFKRALGAKAATMIVSEANYETSAPTVSSQLANLKASGANVLFGVTLGKFTSQLIKGIAELGWKPDLTFLPTSSSSISFLAPAGLENAVGMISSSNQKDVNDVQWANDPGVKEFFAFMKQYMPNADLNNSNYSAGYHYATLLEVVLRACKDDFSSENIKRQAASIKDVQLPLLLPGITVTTGPDDYLPFQQLLLRRFDGKSWVGFGKVLDDQ from the coding sequence ATCATGAGAGCCGTATCACTGCGTGTGATGGCATTGGTGACGCTGGCCGCTTGCGGCGTTGCGCATGCCGACAGCAAGGGTGACATCCGCATCGGACAAACATTGCCGTACAGCGGACCGCTGTCGGGCTTCGGCGTTATCGGCCGCGCTCAGGAAGCGTATTTCGAGAAGGTCAATGCCGAGGGCGGAATCAACGGGCGCAAGGTGAAGTTTATCAGCCTCGACGATGCCTATTCGCCGCCCAAAACGGTGGAGCAGACCCGCAAACTGGTGGAGCAGGATGAGGTCACCGTGCTGTTCGGCTCGCTCGGTACAGCGACCAACAATGCCGTGCATCGCTACCTCAATGGCAAGAAAATTCCTCAGCTCTTTGTGCTGAGCGGCGCGACCAAATGGGCCGATCCGAAGAATTTTCCCTACACCATGCCCGGCATGGCGGCCTACGAGTCCGAGGGCGTGATCTACGCCAAGTACATCCTCCAGACGAAGCCCGATGCGAAGATCGCGATATTGTCGCAGAACGACGACTTCGGGCGGGACTATGTCGCCGGCTTCAAGCGCGCGCTCGGTGCCAAGGCGGCAACGATGATCGTTTCTGAAGCGAACTATGAAACCAGTGCACCGACCGTCAGTTCTCAACTCGCAAACCTGAAAGCCTCGGGTGCGAATGTTTTGTTCGGCGTAACCCTCGGGAAATTTACGTCGCAGCTGATCAAGGGAATCGCCGAACTGGGGTGGAAGCCGGATTTGACATTCCTGCCGACGTCGTCGTCGTCGATTTCATTTCTGGCGCCGGCAGGTCTCGAGAATGCTGTCGGCATGATTTCGTCCAGCAACCAGAAGGACGTCAATGACGTTCAGTGGGCCAACGATCCCGGCGTGAAGGAGTTCTTCGCCTTCATGAAGCAGTACATGCCCAATGCGGACCTGAATAACTCCAACTATTCCGCCGGCTATCACTACGCCACGCTGTTGGAGGTTGTCCTGAGGGCTTGCAAGGACGATTTCAGCAGCGAGAATATCAAGCGGCAGGCCGCATCGATCAAAGATGTTCAGTTGCCGCTGTTGTTGCCCGGTATCACCGTGACCACGGGCCCTGACGACTACTTGCCGTTCCAGCAACTGTTGCTGCGCCGTTTCGACGGCAAAAGCTGGGTTGGCTTCGGCAAGGTTCTCGACGATCAATAG
- a CDS encoding acyl-CoA synthetase, with product MIISGERRISYPDIHQRIARVANGFRALGVRDGAPVGLMLRNDFAFFEASYGAAMLGSPVVPINWHLKAEEVAYILADSGAQALVCHADLLPQIKDGLPKRLPLLVVKTPPEIAAAFQVPPDLVRVPDGYTDWDSWRDGHAPSRETPGRASPMFYTSGTTGRPKGVRRQPMQPDQMAAAERVGAITYGVKPNEDQVILMNGPMYHSAPNSYGNLAFRHGCTMVLEPRFDPEDLLQLVQRHKVTHMHMVPTMFVRLLRLPDDMRKRYDVSSLRDVVHGAAPCPVAVKQAMIAWWGPVINEYFGSTETGIPIWHSSQEALAKPGTVGRAIEGGVVKIFGPNGESCGVSEIGEIYMRQAAMADFDYHRKPGARAEAGREGLISVGDVGYLDEDGYLFLCDRKRDMVISGGVNIYPAEIENTLIGMEGVRDCAVFGIPDDEFGERLMACIEPDAGAELTPQAVQDYLRKRLANFKVPKDIQFLAELPREASGKIFKRKLRDPYWENRPVS from the coding sequence ATGATTATCAGCGGCGAACGACGGATCAGCTATCCGGACATTCATCAGCGCATCGCGCGCGTGGCGAACGGCTTCAGGGCGCTCGGCGTTCGCGACGGCGCGCCGGTGGGCCTGATGCTGCGCAACGATTTCGCGTTCTTCGAGGCGTCATATGGCGCAGCAATGCTCGGCTCGCCGGTGGTGCCGATCAACTGGCATCTGAAGGCGGAGGAGGTCGCATACATCCTGGCGGATAGCGGCGCGCAGGCGCTGGTCTGCCACGCGGATCTCCTGCCGCAAATTAAGGATGGCCTGCCGAAGCGGCTGCCGCTGCTGGTGGTGAAGACACCGCCGGAAATTGCCGCAGCGTTCCAGGTGCCGCCCGATCTCGTGCGGGTACCCGACGGGTATACCGACTGGGACAGTTGGCGCGACGGTCATGCCCCGTCGCGCGAGACGCCGGGCCGTGCCTCGCCCATGTTCTATACGTCAGGCACCACGGGACGCCCGAAAGGCGTGCGGCGTCAACCGATGCAGCCGGACCAGATGGCGGCGGCCGAGCGTGTCGGCGCGATCACGTATGGCGTGAAGCCGAACGAAGATCAGGTCATTCTCATGAACGGGCCGATGTATCACTCGGCGCCGAACTCCTATGGCAATCTGGCATTCCGCCACGGCTGCACCATGGTGCTGGAACCGCGCTTCGATCCGGAAGACCTGTTGCAGCTCGTCCAGCGACACAAGGTCACCCACATGCACATGGTGCCGACCATGTTTGTGCGCTTGCTGCGGCTGCCCGATGACATGAGGAAGCGTTACGACGTATCGTCGCTGCGTGATGTCGTGCATGGCGCGGCGCCCTGTCCGGTGGCGGTGAAGCAGGCGATGATCGCGTGGTGGGGACCGGTCATCAACGAATACTTCGGTTCGACCGAGACCGGCATTCCGATCTGGCATTCGTCGCAGGAGGCGCTGGCAAAACCCGGTACCGTCGGCCGCGCCATCGAGGGTGGCGTCGTGAAAATCTTTGGCCCGAATGGCGAGTCCTGCGGCGTCAGCGAAATCGGCGAGATCTATATGCGGCAGGCCGCTATGGCGGACTTTGACTATCATCGCAAGCCCGGCGCGCGCGCCGAAGCGGGTCGCGAAGGCCTCATCAGCGTCGGTGACGTCGGCTATCTCGACGAGGATGGCTATCTGTTCCTGTGCGACCGCAAGCGCGACATGGTGATCTCCGGCGGTGTCAACATCTACCCCGCCGAAATCGAGAATACGCTGATCGGCATGGAAGGCGTGCGCGACTGCGCGGTGTTCGGCATCCCCGACGATGAATTCGGCGAGCGGCTGATGGCGTGCATCGAGCCGGACGCGGGCGCAGAGTTGACGCCGCAGGCCGTGCAGGACTACCTGCGCAAGCGGCTGGCGAATTTCAAGGTGCCGAAGGACATCCAGTTCCTCGCCGAGTTGCCGCGCGAAGCCAGCGGCAAGATCTTCAAGCGCAAGCTGCGCGATCCGTACTGGGAAAACAGGCCGGTGTCCTGA
- a CDS encoding MBL fold metallo-hydrolase, with amino-acid sequence MTDKPTIKAFFDEPTNTISYLVTDPATLQTAVIDPVLDYDPKSGEVDTRSVEAILKVASERGLTIAWVLETHAHADHLSGAPYIKAKTGARIGIGEHIKDVQRIFRPIFNATDLKTDGSDFDHLFKDGEIFKIGNLNVEVLHTPGHTPADISYKIADTVFVGDTLFMPDYGTARADFPGGDARQLYRSIQRLLALPPATRLFMCHDYKAPGRDNYAWETTVQEQCDGNVHVGAGKTEEEFVTARMKRDATLSAPTLLLPSIQVNIRAGAFPPAEDNGVHYLRIPVTFKSASPSP; translated from the coding sequence ATGACCGACAAGCCGACCATCAAGGCGTTTTTCGACGAACCCACCAACACCATCAGCTACCTGGTGACGGATCCCGCCACCCTGCAAACGGCCGTGATCGATCCGGTTCTCGATTACGATCCCAAATCGGGCGAAGTGGACACCAGATCGGTCGAGGCTATCCTGAAGGTCGCGTCGGAGCGTGGATTGACCATCGCATGGGTTCTGGAGACTCACGCCCATGCCGATCACCTCTCAGGTGCGCCATATATCAAGGCGAAAACCGGCGCCAGGATCGGTATCGGCGAGCACATCAAGGACGTACAGCGAATCTTCCGCCCGATATTCAACGCCACCGACCTAAAAACCGACGGCAGCGATTTCGACCATCTGTTCAAGGATGGCGAGATTTTCAAGATCGGGAATCTGAACGTCGAGGTGCTTCATACGCCAGGCCATACCCCCGCCGACATCAGCTATAAAATCGCAGATACGGTCTTTGTCGGCGACACCCTGTTCATGCCGGATTACGGCACCGCGCGTGCGGATTTCCCCGGTGGCGATGCCCGCCAGCTTTACCGGTCCATCCAGCGGCTGCTGGCATTGCCGCCCGCCACTCGCCTGTTCATGTGTCACGACTATAAGGCGCCGGGACGGGACAACTATGCTTGGGAGACCACGGTTCAGGAACAGTGCGACGGAAATGTCCACGTCGGCGCGGGGAAGACCGAGGAAGAATTCGTGACCGCGCGAATGAAGCGCGACGCGACGCTATCGGCACCGACGCTGTTGCTGCCATCGATCCAGGTCAACATCCGCGCGGGGGCGTTTCCGCCCGCTGAAGACAACGGAGTGCACTATCTGCGTATTCCTGTAACTTTCAAATCGGCATCTCCTTCTCCTTGA
- a CDS encoding metalloregulator ArsR/SmtB family transcription factor yields the protein MSAKQFDLTAFESQAAEVAGTLRALANERRLMILCKLVEWGEANVTALAEAVGLTQSALSQHLAKMRDEKIVTFRRESQVLWYRIADPRIEQLLATLHTLFCPPPKRRGRR from the coding sequence ATGAGCGCCAAACAGTTCGATCTTACGGCCTTCGAGTCCCAGGCGGCCGAGGTTGCAGGCACTTTACGTGCGCTCGCCAACGAGCGGCGGCTGATGATCCTGTGCAAGCTCGTCGAGTGGGGCGAGGCTAACGTGACGGCGCTGGCGGAGGCCGTGGGGCTGACCCAGTCGGCGTTGTCGCAGCATCTCGCCAAAATGCGCGACGAGAAGATCGTCACCTTTCGCCGGGAGTCACAGGTGCTTTGGTACAGGATCGCCGATCCGCGCATCGAGCAGCTTCTGGCAACTCTCCATACCCTGTTTTGCCCACCTCCCAAGCGCCGTGGGCGGCGCTGA
- a CDS encoding rhodanese family protein has translation MTLQTVSPEKACQMLSDGAILVDIREADEHARERIAAARHLPLSKLEEADAELHRGKPVIFHCRSGHRTLANSLRLEAYAGQDCEAFVVEGGLDAWRKAGLPVVTDRRQPLEIQRQVQIAAGGMGLAGVLLGVFVSPGFFIVPGFIGAGLLFAGLTGTCGMARVLKFAPWNRGIMRSA, from the coding sequence ATGACACTTCAAACTGTAAGTCCCGAGAAGGCCTGCCAAATGTTGAGCGACGGCGCGATTCTGGTCGATATCCGCGAGGCGGATGAACACGCGCGCGAGCGCATCGCTGCCGCCCGCCATTTGCCGTTGTCGAAACTGGAGGAGGCTGACGCGGAGCTTCATCGCGGCAAGCCCGTCATTTTCCATTGCCGCTCCGGCCACCGGACGCTGGCCAACTCATTGCGGCTTGAGGCCTATGCCGGCCAGGATTGTGAGGCTTTCGTCGTCGAAGGCGGGCTTGATGCCTGGCGCAAGGCGGGGCTGCCCGTCGTGACCGATCGCCGTCAGCCTCTTGAGATCCAGCGTCAGGTGCAGATCGCCGCCGGCGGCATGGGTCTGGCGGGGGTGCTGCTCGGCGTCTTCGTCTCGCCCGGGTTTTTCATCGTCCCGGGGTTCATCGGCGCTGGGCTTCTGTTCGCGGGCCTTACCGGAACCTGTGGAATGGCGCGGGTGCTGAAGTTCGCGCCATGGAATCGCGGCATAATGCGTTCCGCCTGA
- a CDS encoding sulfite exporter TauE/SafE family protein: MMSLAQGLLGGASGTLVGFTLGLIGGGGSVLAVPLMVYLVGIPNAHIAIGTSSIAVAVSAAFGLSIHARAGTVKWACAFVLAAAGVIGALLGSLIGKMVDGQRLLVLFALLMLVIAALMRLRRDYAGDHTVQLNKANAPKLAGLGLATGLLSGFFGIGGGFLIVPALVFATDMPLVYAVSSSLVAVLAFGLTTAASYAFSGLIDWPLAGIFIAGGLAGGWIGVRSAHLFANRRTLLNDIFVGVIICVAIYMLIRSWSG; this comes from the coding sequence ATGATGTCCTTGGCGCAGGGGCTTCTCGGGGGCGCATCCGGGACGCTGGTCGGCTTTACTCTCGGACTGATCGGCGGCGGCGGCTCCGTTCTCGCGGTGCCGTTGATGGTGTATCTGGTCGGCATCCCGAATGCACATATTGCGATCGGGACCAGTTCAATCGCCGTTGCCGTGAGCGCGGCATTCGGGCTTTCGATTCATGCGCGCGCCGGAACGGTGAAATGGGCATGTGCGTTCGTGCTCGCCGCGGCCGGTGTTATCGGCGCGCTGCTCGGCTCACTGATCGGAAAGATGGTGGACGGGCAGCGCCTGCTTGTGCTGTTCGCTCTGCTGATGCTGGTGATCGCCGCGTTGATGCGGCTGCGTCGCGACTATGCCGGCGATCATACCGTGCAGTTGAATAAGGCGAATGCGCCGAAGCTCGCTGGTCTCGGACTGGCAACGGGCCTGCTTTCGGGTTTCTTCGGAATCGGAGGCGGCTTCCTGATCGTTCCCGCCCTTGTCTTCGCGACCGACATGCCGCTGGTTTATGCCGTGAGTTCGTCGCTGGTGGCAGTGCTGGCGTTCGGGCTGACGACGGCGGCGAGCTATGCGTTTTCCGGCCTCATTGACTGGCCGTTGGCCGGAATTTTCATCGCCGGAGGTTTGGCCGGAGGATGGATCGGCGTCCGGTCGGCGCATCTGTTCGCGAACCGCAGAACCCTGCTCAACGACATTTTCGTGGGCGTGATCATCTGCGTGGCGATCTACATGCTGATACGAAGCTGGAGCGGGTAA
- a CDS encoding molybdopterin oxidoreductase family protein: MNEMPSPKSLTRRVAATVCPHDCPSTCALEVDVLDERTIGRVRGARDNGYTAGVICAKVARYAERIHHPDRLMRPLVRTGAKGSGTFAPISWDDALDLVADKFLQAEARYGAESVWPYQYAGTMGLVMRDGINRLRHAKKYSGFHSTICVNPAWTGFVAGTGRLAGPDPREMAKSDCVVIWGTNAVNTQVNVMTHAMRARKERGAKIVAVDVYMNGTMEQADLAVLLRPGTDGALACAVMHCLFRDGKADREFLAQHTDAPGELKDHLRNRNPAWASAITGCPIETIEEFARLVGNTPRTYFRLGYGFSRSRNGAANMHAASCIAAVTGAWRHEGGGAFHNNGAIYHWDRSLIEGLDVADPSVRALDQSRIGAILCGNAEALFNGPPVTAMLIQNTNPVSVAPDQTRVKQGFARDDLFVCVHEQFMTETAKAADLVLPATMFMEHDDVYQGGGHQYVLAGPKLIEPPGECRSNHDVITELAKRLGAEHRGFAMTSREIIDWTLQKSGWGTLENLERERWIDCQPDFETAHYTKGFDWPDGKFRFKPDWPTVPFRSPGLSGPVEGLPQLPDHWTVIEDIDDQHQFRLATSPARNFLNSTFSETPTSLGREQRPTVMIHPDDASALSITDGSKVVLGNQRGEVRLHARLFEGVRRGVLIAESIWPNDAYEDGRGINTLTGADPIAPYGGAAFHDNRVWIRLAE; this comes from the coding sequence ATGAACGAGATGCCCAGCCCCAAATCGCTGACCCGCCGAGTCGCCGCAACCGTGTGTCCGCACGATTGCCCCTCGACCTGCGCGCTGGAAGTGGACGTGCTCGACGAACGCACCATCGGCCGGGTGCGCGGCGCGCGGGACAACGGCTACACCGCCGGGGTGATCTGCGCCAAGGTCGCGCGCTATGCGGAGCGCATCCATCATCCCGACCGCCTGATGCGGCCCTTGGTCCGCACCGGCGCCAAAGGGTCCGGCACGTTCGCACCGATTTCGTGGGACGACGCACTCGATCTGGTGGCCGACAAATTCCTCCAGGCCGAAGCGCGCTACGGCGCCGAATCCGTCTGGCCCTATCAGTATGCCGGCACCATGGGCCTCGTGATGCGCGATGGCATCAACCGTCTGCGCCACGCGAAGAAGTACTCCGGTTTTCATTCCACCATCTGCGTCAATCCGGCATGGACCGGATTCGTCGCGGGAACGGGCAGGCTCGCCGGTCCGGACCCGCGCGAAATGGCGAAATCCGACTGCGTTGTGATCTGGGGAACCAATGCCGTGAACACCCAGGTCAACGTGATGACCCACGCGATGCGCGCGCGCAAGGAACGCGGCGCGAAGATTGTCGCGGTCGATGTCTACATGAACGGCACCATGGAGCAGGCCGATCTCGCCGTCCTGCTGCGCCCCGGCACCGACGGCGCGCTTGCCTGTGCGGTGATGCATTGCCTGTTTCGCGACGGCAAGGCGGATCGCGAATTCCTCGCGCAGCACACCGATGCGCCGGGCGAACTCAAGGACCATCTGCGCAACCGCAATCCGGCATGGGCCTCGGCGATCACGGGCTGCCCGATCGAGACCATCGAGGAGTTCGCGCGGTTGGTGGGCAACACACCGCGCACCTACTTCCGCCTCGGCTACGGTTTCTCCCGATCGCGCAACGGCGCAGCCAACATGCATGCGGCAAGCTGCATCGCGGCGGTGACCGGCGCGTGGCGCCATGAGGGCGGTGGCGCGTTTCACAACAACGGCGCGATCTATCACTGGGATCGCTCGCTGATCGAGGGACTCGATGTCGCCGATCCGTCGGTGCGCGCGCTCGACCAGTCCCGCATCGGGGCCATTCTCTGCGGCAACGCCGAGGCCCTCTTCAACGGCCCGCCGGTCACGGCAATGCTGATCCAGAACACCAATCCGGTGTCGGTCGCGCCCGACCAGACCCGCGTCAAGCAGGGTTTCGCACGCGACGACCTGTTCGTCTGCGTGCACGAGCAGTTCATGACCGAGACGGCGAAGGCGGCGGACCTCGTGTTGCCAGCGACGATGTTCATGGAGCATGACGACGTCTATCAGGGCGGCGGTCATCAATACGTTCTCGCCGGCCCGAAGCTGATCGAGCCACCGGGCGAATGCCGCTCCAACCACGACGTGATCACAGAACTGGCAAAGCGACTTGGCGCCGAGCACCGCGGCTTCGCGATGACGTCACGCGAAATCATCGACTGGACGCTGCAAAAATCCGGCTGGGGTACGCTTGAGAATTTGGAGCGGGAACGCTGGATCGATTGCCAGCCGGATTTCGAGACCGCGCATTACACCAAGGGCTTTGATTGGCCAGACGGCAAATTCCGCTTCAAGCCGGACTGGCCGACGGTGCCGTTCCGCAGTCCGGGGCTTTCGGGACCGGTGGAGGGGCTGCCGCAGCTGCCCGACCACTGGACCGTGATCGAAGACATCGACGACCAGCACCAGTTCCGGCTCGCCACCTCGCCGGCGCGCAACTTCCTCAACTCGACCTTCAGCGAAACGCCGACGTCACTCGGTCGCGAGCAACGGCCCACCGTGATGATCCATCCCGATGACGCATCGGCTTTGTCGATCACGGACGGCAGCAAGGTTGTCCTCGGCAACCAGCGCGGCGAGGTCCGCCTTCACGCCCGGCTGTTCGAGGGTGTGCGGCGCGGCGTGCTGATCGCGGAATCGATCTGGCCAAACGACGCCTACGAGGATGGCCGCGGCATCAACACGCTGACCGGTGCGGACCCGATCGCGCCTTATGGCGGAGCTGCGTTTCACGATAATCGTGTGTGGATCAGGCTCGCGGAATAA